A window of the Pseudomonas fluorescens genome harbors these coding sequences:
- a CDS encoding phage tail assembly protein: MSGAVKLQVAIEAHGEPLTELVLRRPTVQEVRAIKALPYKIDKSEEVSLDMDVAAKYIAVCAGIPPSSVNQLDLADLNALSWAVASFFMSAASEPSPT, translated from the coding sequence ATGAGCGGCGCCGTGAAGCTTCAAGTTGCGATCGAAGCTCACGGCGAGCCCCTGACCGAACTCGTCCTGCGCCGTCCGACGGTGCAGGAAGTGCGAGCGATCAAGGCGCTGCCGTACAAGATCGACAAGAGCGAAGAGGTCAGCCTCGACATGGACGTGGCGGCCAAATACATCGCCGTGTGCGCCGGCATTCCGCCGTCGTCGGTCAACCAGCTGGACCTGGCTGACCTCAACGCGCTGAGCTGGGCCGTTGCGAGTTTTTTCATGAGTGCGGCGTCGGAGCCATCACCGACCTGA
- a CDS encoding DNA circularization protein — MNWRDRLLPASFRGVGFWIDQAKTPVGRKGQLHEYPQRDLPFFEDLGQQAKTHDLTAFIIGADCLEQRDKLLQALEQGSGELVHPWLGRLQVKVGECDMTHTRQDGGMVTFSLKFYPDRPLPFPTATVSTQKVLLAKADGLLGSAVARFEQAMTLIKAARIGIANLRNSLTGVYDVIKEQLKPLIAQYKQITELVRAVKELPKEVAAEFKGLLGDIKELKEFAKEGYRGVIADVSQQIEAIRKADAPKITTGKDTNAAAQAMANLVQDTLIVKVAQWVASMPVASTPVKLNSTPSLDQQSKQPVSRQEVPVTDDLQTLQKALNEVLQMAQDKADPGHYQAIGDLKEALNGHFKAVASSGVRLVSKTFQETFPALVVAYKQFGDATRVTEVIQRNGLSHPSFPPNEVKVSRE; from the coding sequence ATGAACTGGCGTGATCGTTTGTTGCCGGCATCCTTTCGCGGTGTCGGTTTCTGGATCGACCAGGCGAAAACCCCGGTCGGTCGCAAGGGGCAGTTGCACGAATACCCGCAACGCGACCTGCCGTTTTTCGAGGACCTTGGCCAGCAGGCCAAGACCCACGACCTGACGGCGTTCATCATCGGTGCCGATTGCCTGGAGCAGCGCGACAAGCTGCTTCAGGCGCTGGAGCAGGGCAGCGGCGAACTGGTGCATCCGTGGCTGGGACGCTTGCAGGTCAAGGTCGGCGAATGCGACATGACCCACACCCGCCAGGACGGCGGGATGGTGACCTTCAGTCTGAAGTTCTACCCGGACCGACCGCTGCCGTTTCCGACGGCGACCGTCAGCACCCAGAAAGTGCTGCTGGCCAAGGCCGACGGTTTGCTCGGCTCGGCGGTGGCGCGCTTCGAACAGGCGATGACCCTGATCAAGGCGGCGCGGATCGGCATCGCCAATCTGCGCAACAGCCTTACCGGCGTGTACGACGTGATCAAGGAACAGCTCAAGCCGCTGATCGCCCAGTACAAGCAGATCACCGAGCTGGTCAGGGCCGTCAAGGAACTGCCCAAGGAAGTGGCGGCGGAGTTCAAGGGGTTGCTCGGCGATATCAAGGAACTCAAGGAATTCGCGAAGGAGGGCTACCGTGGCGTGATTGCCGACGTGTCCCAACAGATCGAAGCCATCCGCAAGGCTGATGCGCCGAAAATCACCACCGGCAAGGACACCAACGCCGCCGCGCAAGCGATGGCCAATCTGGTGCAGGACACGCTGATCGTGAAAGTGGCGCAGTGGGTCGCCTCAATGCCAGTGGCGTCGACGCCGGTGAAACTCAATTCGACGCCTTCGCTGGACCAGCAATCGAAGCAGCCGGTCAGCCGTCAGGAAGTGCCGGTCACGGATGATCTGCAAACGCTGCAAAAAGCCTTGAACGAAGTGCTGCAAATGGCTCAGGACAAGGCCGATCCCGGGCACTACCAGGCCATCGGCGATCTGAAGGAGGCGCTGAATGGGCACTTCAAAGCTGTGGCGTCGTCCGGTGTGCGACTCGTCAGCAAAACATTCCAGGAAACCTTTCCGGCGCTGGTCGTGGCCTACAAGCAGTTTGGCGATGCGACCCGTGTGACCGAGGTCATTCAGCGCAACGGTCTGTCTCATCCGAGCTTCCCACCCAACGAAGTCAAGGTTTCCAGGGAGTGA
- a CDS encoding phage baseplate assembly protein, whose product MSETDNRVTLTVDNMEYGGWKSVQITADLERQFRTFKLDITWQWPGQTVDQRIKAGDPCEVRIGKDLVLTGYVFKAPISYDGRQISLSIEGSSKTQDLVDCAARNIPGQWQEQPLLNIVQALAGEYTQFVVNEIPETARLSKHTIVPGETVFQSIDRLLSLYRVFSTDDAEGRLVLAKPGSGGRASDALELGKNILSANAPMDHSQVFSEYRVIGQQKGNDKKSGAAVSEVESSATDLSFKRRRTTIINEGSQLTFELAQQRAQWESATRMGRALTTTYQVQGWRQSNGDLWRHNTLVKVKDPVLGFDGDMLISKVTYSLSAQGSVTTLQVAPPHTFDANPIPPQKA is encoded by the coding sequence ATGAGCGAGACTGACAACCGCGTCACGCTGACCGTCGACAACATGGAGTACGGCGGCTGGAAAAGCGTGCAGATCACCGCGGACCTGGAGCGCCAGTTCCGCACTTTCAAACTCGACATCACCTGGCAATGGCCGGGGCAGACCGTGGATCAGCGAATCAAGGCCGGCGACCCGTGCGAAGTGCGGATCGGCAAGGATCTGGTGCTCACCGGTTATGTGTTCAAGGCCCCGATCAGCTATGACGGGCGGCAGATCAGCCTGAGTATCGAAGGCAGTTCCAAGACCCAGGATCTGGTCGATTGCGCGGCGCGTAACATCCCCGGCCAATGGCAGGAACAGCCACTGTTGAACATCGTCCAGGCCCTGGCCGGGGAATACACGCAGTTTGTGGTCAACGAGATTCCCGAGACCGCACGCTTGAGCAAGCACACGATCGTGCCGGGTGAAACGGTGTTTCAGTCGATCGACCGTTTGCTCTCGCTGTACCGGGTGTTTTCCACCGATGACGCCGAGGGCCGGCTGGTGCTGGCCAAACCGGGCAGCGGCGGCCGCGCCAGCGATGCGCTGGAGCTGGGCAAGAATATTCTGTCGGCCAATGCGCCGATGGATCACAGCCAAGTGTTCTCCGAGTACCGGGTGATCGGCCAGCAAAAGGGCAACGACAAGAAGAGCGGGGCGGCGGTCAGCGAGGTTGAATCCAGCGCGACCGACCTGAGCTTCAAGCGTCGGCGCACCACGATCATCAACGAAGGCTCGCAACTGACGTTCGAACTGGCCCAGCAACGGGCCCAGTGGGAAAGCGCCACGCGCATGGGCCGGGCGCTGACCACCACATATCAGGTGCAGGGCTGGCGTCAGTCCAACGGCGATCTGTGGCGCCACAACACGCTGGTGAAGGTCAAGGATCCGGTGCTCGGCTTCGATGGCGACATGCTGATCTCCAAGGTGACGTATTCGCTGTCGGCGCAAGGCTCGGTGACCACGCTGCAAGTGGCGCCGCCGCATACCTTCGACGCCAATCCGATCCCACCCCAAAAAGCCTGA
- a CDS encoding phage tail tube protein has product MGQLIAGTCYVKVDGAQLTINGGCEAPLMAVKRETVVPGFYKETDIAPSFKVTALHTADFPLKKLIEGTDITVTCEFSNGKVYVLAGAYLVEEPVSKGDDATIELKFEGIKGTWQ; this is encoded by the coding sequence ATGGGTCAACTGATTGCAGGCACCTGCTACGTCAAGGTCGACGGTGCACAACTGACTATCAATGGCGGCTGCGAAGCCCCGCTGATGGCCGTCAAACGCGAAACCGTCGTGCCGGGTTTCTACAAGGAAACCGACATCGCGCCATCGTTCAAGGTGACCGCGCTGCACACCGCCGACTTCCCGCTGAAGAAGCTGATCGAAGGCACCGACATCACCGTCACCTGCGAATTCAGCAACGGCAAAGTCTATGTGCTGGCCGGTGCCTACCTGGTCGAAGAACCGGTCTCCAAGGGCGATGACGCCACCATCGAACTGAAATTCGAAGGCATCAAGGGGACCTGGCAATGA
- a CDS encoding phage tail sheath subtilisin-like domain-containing protein yields the protein MAIGFSNIPADIRVPLFYAEMDNSAANSASSSMRRLIVAQVNDNIAPSEVGKLVLVSSVALAKSIGGQGSMLASMYETFRKADPIGEIWCLPLHNATGAIAKGVLTLTGTATQAGILNLYVGGVRVQATVVNGATAAQAATALAQKINATADLPVSAAAAEGVVTLNAKWTGESGNDISLQFNRLGKSNGEETPAGLTTAITAMTGGVGVPDQVEAVAALGDEPFEFIALPWSDLATLNTWQAVMDDSTGRWSWAKQLFGHVYSAKRGTVGTLVAAGQARNDQHMTIQALEPGVPQPVWVQAAALAARTSVFISADASRPTQSGSLPGVDPAPASERFTLTERQSLLNYGIATAYYEGGYVRIQRSITTYQKNAYGQADNSYLDSETMHQSAFIVRRLQSVITSKYGRHKLASDGTRFGAGQPIVTPATIRGELIAQYAKLELEGHVENAELFAEHLIVERDVQDPSRVNVLFPPDYINGLRVFALLNQFRLQYDDVA from the coding sequence ATGGCGATCGGATTCAGCAACATTCCTGCGGACATTCGTGTTCCGCTGTTCTATGCCGAAATGGACAACTCGGCCGCCAATAGCGCGTCCTCGTCCATGCGCCGCCTGATCGTGGCGCAGGTCAACGACAACATCGCCCCGAGCGAAGTCGGCAAACTGGTGCTGGTTTCCAGTGTGGCGCTGGCCAAGAGCATTGGCGGCCAGGGCTCGATGCTGGCGTCGATGTACGAGACCTTCCGCAAGGCCGACCCGATCGGTGAGATCTGGTGCCTGCCGCTGCACAACGCCACCGGCGCCATCGCCAAAGGCGTGCTGACCCTGACCGGCACCGCGACTCAGGCTGGCATTCTCAACCTGTATGTCGGCGGCGTCCGCGTCCAGGCCACCGTGGTCAACGGTGCCACTGCTGCCCAGGCGGCTACCGCCCTGGCGCAGAAAATCAACGCCACCGCCGATCTGCCGGTGAGCGCTGCGGCCGCTGAAGGCGTCGTCACTCTGAACGCCAAATGGACCGGCGAGAGCGGCAACGACATCAGCCTGCAATTCAATCGCCTGGGCAAGAGCAACGGCGAAGAAACCCCGGCCGGGCTGACCACCGCCATCACCGCCATGACCGGCGGCGTCGGTGTGCCTGATCAGGTTGAAGCGGTTGCCGCACTGGGCGACGAGCCGTTCGAATTCATCGCGCTGCCATGGTCCGACCTGGCCACCCTCAACACCTGGCAAGCGGTGATGGACGACAGCACCGGTCGCTGGTCCTGGGCCAAGCAACTGTTCGGCCACGTCTACAGCGCCAAGCGCGGCACCGTAGGCACTCTGGTGGCAGCCGGTCAGGCGCGCAACGACCAGCACATGACCATTCAGGCGCTGGAACCGGGCGTTCCGCAACCGGTATGGGTACAAGCCGCCGCACTGGCTGCACGCACTTCGGTGTTCATCTCCGCCGACGCCAGCCGTCCGACCCAGAGCGGCAGCCTGCCGGGCGTCGATCCAGCGCCGGCGAGCGAGCGCTTCACCCTGACCGAGCGTCAGTCGCTGCTCAACTACGGCATCGCCACCGCGTACTACGAAGGCGGCTACGTGCGCATCCAGCGTTCGATCACCACCTACCAGAAGAACGCTTACGGCCAGGCTGACAATTCGTACCTGGACAGCGAAACCATGCACCAGTCGGCGTTCATCGTGCGTCGTCTGCAAAGCGTGATCACCAGCAAGTACGGTCGCCACAAACTGGCTTCCGACGGCACCCGTTTCGGCGCCGGCCAGCCGATCGTCACCCCGGCGACCATTCGCGGTGAGCTGATCGCCCAGTACGCCAAGCTCGAACTCGAAGGCCACGTGGAAAACGCCGAGCTGTTCGCCGAGCACCTGATCGTCGAGCGCGACGTGCAGGACCCTAGCCGCGTGAACGTGCTGTTCCCGCCGGATTACATCAACGGTCTGCGCGTGTTCGCACTGCTCAACCAGTTCCGTCTGCAGTACGACGACGTCGCCTGA